The Cuculus canorus isolate bCucCan1 chromosome 5, bCucCan1.pri, whole genome shotgun sequence genome window below encodes:
- the RTF1 gene encoding RNA polymerase-associated protein RTF1 homolog: MVKKRKGRVLIDSDTEDSGSEENLDQELLSLAKRKRSDSEEKEPPVSKPTASSDSETSDSDDEWTVGGSKNKKKGKAGKAEKKGAMKKQTNKAASSGSSDKDSSAESSAPEEGEVSDSESNSSSSSSDSDSSSEDEEFHDGYGEDLMGDEEDRARLEQMTEKEREQELFNRIEKREVLKRRFEIKKKLKTAKKKEKKEKKKKQEEEQEKKKLTQIQESQVTSHNKERRSKRDEKLDKKSQAMEELKAEREKRKNRTAELLAKKQPLKTSEVYSDDEEEEEDDKSSEKSDRSSRSSSSDEEEEKEEIPPKSQPVSLPEELNRVRLSRHKLERWCHMPFFAKTVTGCFVRIGIGNHNSKPVYRVAEITGVVETAKVYQLGGTRTNKGLQLRHGNDSRVFRLEFVSNQEFTESEFMKWKEAMFSAGMQLPTLDEINKKEVSIKEALNYKFNDQDIEEIVKEKERFRKAPPNYAMKKTQLLKEKAMAEDLGDQDKAKQIQDQLNELEERAEALDRQRTKNISAISYINQRNREWNIVESEKALVAESHSMKNQQMDPFTRRQCKPTIVSNSRDPAVQAAILAQLNAKYGSGVLPDAPKDMSKGQGKDKDVNSKSASDLSEDLFKVHDFDVKIDLQVPSSESKALAITSKAPPAKDGAPRRSLNLEDYKKRRGLI; this comes from the exons TGGACTGTTGGAGgttctaaaaacaaaaaaaagggaaaagcgggtaaggcagagaagaaaggagccatgaagaaacagacaaacaaaGCTGCCTCTTCGGGCAGCTCAGATAAAGACAGCTCGGCTGAGAGCTCGGCACCTGAAGAGG GAGAAGTTTCTGACTCTGAAAGCAACAGCTCTTCATCTAGCTCAGATTCAGATTCTTCATCTGAAGATGAGGAATTCCATGATGGCTATGGAGAAGATCTCATGGGAGATGAAGAAGACCGAGCTCGACTGgaacaaatgacagaaaaggagagagaacagGAGCTTTTTAATCGGATAGAGAAGAGAGAAGTGCTAAAGAGAAG ATTTGAAATCAAGAAGAAACTAAAAAcggcaaagaagaaagaaaagaaagagaaaaagaaaaagcaagaagaagagcaggagaagaaaaaactcaCACAGATCCAGGAATCCCAG GTCACGTCACATAACAAAGAGCGGCGATCAAAGCGGGATGAGAAGCTAGACAAGAAGTCTCAGGCCATGGAGGagctaaaagcagaaagagagaaaaggaagaacagaacag CCGAATTGCTTGCAAAAAAGCAGCCATTAAAAACTAGTGAAGTATACTCTGatgatgaagaagaggaagaggacgATAAGTCTAGTGAGAAAAGTGATCGCTCATCCAGATCCTCATCCTCTGATGAAGAGGAAGA gaaagaagaaattcctcctaaatCCCAGCCAGTGTCCTTGCCTGAAGAACTGAACCGAGTACGGTTATCACGACACAAACTGGAACGCTGGTGTCATATGCCCTTCTTTGCCAAGACAGTCACTGGCTGCTTTGTCCGTATTGGCATTGGAAATCACAACAGCAAACCTGTTTATCGG GTTGCTGAAATAACTGGTGTGGTAGAGACTGCAAAAGTTTATCAGCTTGGTGGTACCCGGACAAACAAAGGACTACAGTTGCG GCATGGCAACGATTCGCGTGTGTTTCGTTTGGAGTTTGTCTCAAATCAGGAATTTACTGAAAGTGAGTTTATGAAGTGGAAGGAAGCG ATGTTCTCTGCTGGGATGCAGCTACCCACGCTAGATGAGATAAACAAGAAGGAAGTCTCCATCAAAGAAGCACTCAACTACAAGTTCAATGACCAGGACATTGAGGAG ATcgtgaaagagaaggaaagattcAGAAAAGCACCTCCAAATTATGCTATGAAGAAAACTCAGCTATTAAAAGAGAAG GCTATGGCTGAGGACTTGGGAGACCAAGATAAGGCCAAACAGATCCAAGATCAGCTTAATGAACTTGAAGAGAGAGCAGAAGCCCTGGATCGTCAACgaacaaaaaacatttctgcaatCAG TTACATCAACCAGAGAAATAGAGAGTGGAATATCGTTGAGTCTGAGAAGGCTCTTGTG gctGAAAGTCATAGCATGAAAAACCAACAAATGGACCCCTTTACTAGGCGGCAGTGCAAGCCCACAATAGTGTCTAAT TCCAGAGATCCTGCTGTCCAGGCTGCCATCCTTGCCCAGCTAAATGCAAAATATGGGTCTGGTGTATTACCAGATGCTCCAAAGGACATGAGTAAG GGTCAAGGGAAGGATAAAGATGTGAACTCTAAATCAGCCAGTGACCTCTCAGAAGATCTATTCAAAGTGCATGACTTTGATGTAAAGATTGATCTTCAGGTTCCCAGTTCAG AATCTAAGGCACTGGCCATCACCTCCAAGGCTCCACCAGCTAAAGATGGTGCCCCTCGGCGATCATTGAATTTGGAGGACTACAAAAAGAGGCGGGGGCTTATTTGA